The SAR324 cluster bacterium genomic interval GCTGCCGGGAAGTTTGAGAAAAAGAGACAAAGGCTGCTTCTGCAGCAACGCATGCCTGATGTACCTGTTCTTCTGTTACTACGCTGAAGGATTGTGGGGCTCCGCTGACTGGTTGCGAAGTGAAGCTGTCCTGACTACGGACCCAGTTACCATTGATCAGGTTGGCGCCTTGTGGAATAAAGCTCATCAGTAGATCTCCAATTGAAAGGAATGACGGAACAGTCTTCTGGTATATCCGTCAGGACAATTAGGCTGAACGACACAGCCAATACAAACAGCGGCACGGTAGCCGACTAAAATCTTGGGAAGCAAAAAGTCTCTCGAATTTCGCTCTGAACAGCAAGGGAAAGTCTCTAGGAGGCAGTTGATCAGAAAAATGTTGTTCAACCGTGTGAGCGGTCAGCTTCTTCCACCAATTTATTGATCTTCTGACGGAAGGTGTCATCCACCGTAAAGTAGTGTCCATCTTCGTCATGCACCGAAACACCTGTACGGTGAAACAGTTGGAGGTGCTTCTGGAAAGCACGGATATCTCGAACCGGACAATCTCTTCCCTGATCATCCTGGATATTGATAGTTTTTAGACTCATGTTACCTCCGGTTACTGAATGAAAATATGAATGATGGGTATTTTTGATTGTATCAGGGTAACTTACCATGTGATCGAACTGGTGAAATCGATTAGCAAGGGCTTCCCAGTCAGTACATTCTATTGATTTATAGCATCATCAAAGATTCACTGAGACAACGCTTAAGACTGGTTCTCTATGCTAGATTCCTATTGTTCTTGAGCCTCACTCTTCTGCTGTTTCCTCCACATTTCTGAGTACTCCCCTCCGAGCTTCAGCAGCTCTTCGTGACGACCTCTTTCCATGATCTCCCCTTGTCGGAGAACAAGGATTTCATCAGCGTCAATGATCGTCGAGAGACGGTGAGCTACAATCAGTGTTGTACGTTCCTTGGAAACCTCACGCAAGGATTCCTGGATTTCCTTCTCCGTGTGAGAATCCAAGGCCGAGGTTGCCTCATCAAAGATCAGAATTCGTGGGCCCTTGAGAATGGTTCTAGCAATCGCAACCCGTTGTTTTTCTCCTCCGGATAGCTTCAGACCACGTTCGCCCACCTCGGTTTCGTAGCCCTTGGGCAAACTCTCCACAAAGCCATGGATCTGGGCCAATTGTGCGGCTTCCTGCACCTGTTCCCAAAGTGCCTCTGGGTTCCCATAGTGAATGTTATAGGCAATCGTGTCGTTGAACAGCACGGTATCCTGAGGGACCACTCCGATCGCTTTGCGCAAGCTCAATTGACTGACATCTCGAATATCTTGCCCATCAATAGTGATTCTCCCCTGATCGACATCATAAAAACGGAACAAGAGTCGTGAAATCGTTGACTTGCCAGAACCACTGGGGCCAACAATAGCGACAGTTTTCCCTGGTGGAACCTGGAGGCTGATATTTTTCAGAATCCCACGTTCCTCACTGTAGCCAAAGGAGACATTCTCGAAGTCAATCTGACCCGGGCCAACGTTCAGTTCCTGGGCATTCGTAACATCTACTACATCCGGCTTGTGCTCCAGCAACTCAAACATCTTGTCCATGTCCACTAGACTGCGTTTGATTTCTCGATAGACCACCCCCAGGAAATTCAGTGGCAGGTAAAGTTGGATCAGGAAGGTGTTGACCATCACAAAGTCACCGATCGTGTTGTCTCCGCTGATCACCCCAGCAGCAGCCATCCACATCACGAGAATTAATCCAACAGCCACAATTGCACCTTGCCCAAGATTCAGTAACGACAAGCTCGTCTGACTGGTCACGGCAGCCTTTTCATAACCAGCTAGTGCCTCATCATAGCGGCGATATTCATGTTCCTCGTTGTTGAAGTACTTGACCGTCTCAAAGTTTAGGAAACTATCAATCGCCTTGGTGTTGGCTTCCGAATCCTTTGCGTTCATTGTTCGTCGAAACTGTAGCCGCCAATCTGTAATGATTTGTGTGAACAGGACATAGGCCACGATCGTACCGGCTGTAGCTGCCGAGAAGCGCCAATCAAACTGCACAAAAAGAATCACCGTGACCATCGTGATCTCGATCAGCGTTGGCAAGATATTGAAGAGGATAAATCGCAGCAGAAATTGTATGCCCCCCACTCCTCGCTCAATCACTCTCGAGAGTCCACCTGTCTGCCGTTCCAGATGAAATTTGAGCGATAGTCGATGAACATGTCGGAAAGTGGACAAGGCAATCTCTCGCTGAGCATGCTGAGACACTCGGACAAAGATGAAGTCTCGAAATTCCACAAAGGCCTGCTGGAGCAAACGGGCACCCCCATAGGCGAGGATCACTCCGAGAGGAAGAACCAGCAGAGCCTCCTCAAGCGACAGTTGATCGACTGCTTCCTTGTAGAGAAACGGTACATAAACCGTCACTACCTTGGCCAGCGCAAGACTCGCCAGCGCTAGAATTACTCGAAATTTGAGATCCAGACGGCCTTGGGGCCAGAGATAGACAACCAAGGACTTCAGGGTTCGCAGGTGATTTTTACGTTCTTCTGAGCCAGTCGGTTCAAAAGAGGAGGTGCTGAATGATTTCATTAGTGAAATTCAATGTTCCCCAACAGAAATTAAGCTCGTAGGGGAGTTTTACGATTAGTTTTTGCTGTTTGAAGACGAGGTTGCCAGTCTGGACTGAATAAGCAGAGAGCCATCCCGATACCGGTCACAAGTAATCCAGCGCTGACTCCTGCAAAAACCACTTGGATCGGCCAGTCCATCCAAACCGCCACAAGGCCCACCAGGGAAATAGTCAGGAAGCGTACAACACCAACACAGATCGGCAGCAACAACCGCCCAGTACCCTGGCTTGCGAAGTAAAACGCCTGACCTGCACCAAAAAACCCGTAGAATGGTCCGGCAATCGCCAAATACAGCACAGCGACCTCATAGGCTGCCTCATCTGCCGTGAACCAATCCAGCCAAAGTTTTGGAATGACTGCCACCATGATACCAATTCCGCCTGTTACCAGAAACGCAATGCTGGCTCCCGCCCAAGCTATGTTGTGGGCTCGCTGAAAATTCTGAGCACCAACGTTTGCCCCAACTCCAGCGGTCAGAGCTGAACCAACTCCAAAGACCAGAGGTGTGAGCATCAACTCCAGTCGACTTCCCAAACCATATCCAGCTAGCGCCGCTGCTCCAAAATGCCCTAAAATTGCCGTAACCACTACCACACTGAAGGCAACGGTGATGTTGTTGATCAGGCCAATTCCACCAACGCGCATGATATCAATGAAAAAAACCAACCTTAGTGGGGACGGTTTCAGTTGAAGAAGACCTTTGCCTAAATAGAGACGACTTGCCAGAAAAAGGGCCATTCCAGCATGGCAGATAATCAAGGCGATTGCCGGACCAATCACTCCCATCCCAGGGAAAGGTCCCCAACCGAGGGTGAATGCACCAGAAAAGAAAATCTGACAGCTGCAGCCAACGATGAACATTCTGGCTAGTGTAAGTGTATCTCCACTCCCTCGGAAGACTGCAGCCAGAATGTAGAGCATCCAAGTAACAATAGAACCACCAAATGTTATTTGGGCATAGCTCACGGCTCCAGTCAGTACTTCACCAGCCCCTCCCATTCCTTGAAAAATCTCTTGTGGGAAGAAACCCAAGGTCAGAACAAAAAGCAATGACATGCTGATACCAATCACCACAGCATGCCAGGCTAGGGCACTCACTTCACTGAGCGCACCTCTCCCAAGCGCTCTGGAAATAGCGGAAGTCACTCCTCCTCCAATTGCTCCAGCTGCCATAAAGACGATCAATGTTTGAAAAGGAAACACCAGGGCCAGACTCGCCAATGCCACAGTTCCCAAATCTGCGACAAACCAGGCATCGAAGAATGTCACTAGGATCGTCATTACGACACCAAGTACATTTGGCCCAGCCAGTTTCCAGAGCATATAGGAGATTGGACCATCCAACAGAAGGGATAGTTGGTGAGAGCTTTTTGGTTGGTTCATTCCGCCTGCATTGTAGATACGTTCTTGGTGTACTCAACAGGCAGAGGAGGGCTACTTTACCAAAAGGAACGATGCTCTAGCTGTCTTCAGAAACAGACTAATCGGAAAAGTTAAGAGGAGAAGTGTAGAGTTAGTTACGTCAGGTTGACTAAAACCTTTCCTGAATTACAAGGGTAAGCATTGTAAGACATCCAAAAATTACTGTTATTAGAATGATTAGCCAGAACATAGACACGAGGGCTTTGTCCAGCACTAACTATTTCAGATAAGTATTTGAATGGATCCAGAGAAATTTGGCAATCTCTGACCAATGAGATTTGCGGGGCTGTCCCAATCTGTTTCCAACTAGGAAGGGATGGATACTTCCCAAGCTAAAGAGTAGGCACCAAAACTAATCAGGAGACCTCCCCTAGCTTGCCTATCTATACCACCTCATGTGTTGACTTGTCGCCTATAACTGCGCATGAGTAGGATGGTGAGCCAGCAGATGA includes:
- a CDS encoding ABC transporter ATP-binding protein/permease, translated to MKSFSTSSFEPTGSEERKNHLRTLKSLVVYLWPQGRLDLKFRVILALASLALAKVVTVYVPFLYKEAVDQLSLEEALLVLPLGVILAYGGARLLQQAFVEFRDFIFVRVSQHAQREIALSTFRHVHRLSLKFHLERQTGGLSRVIERGVGGIQFLLRFILFNILPTLIEITMVTVILFVQFDWRFSAATAGTIVAYVLFTQIITDWRLQFRRTMNAKDSEANTKAIDSFLNFETVKYFNNEEHEYRRYDEALAGYEKAAVTSQTSLSLLNLGQGAIVAVGLILVMWMAAAGVISGDNTIGDFVMVNTFLIQLYLPLNFLGVVYREIKRSLVDMDKMFELLEHKPDVVDVTNAQELNVGPGQIDFENVSFGYSEERGILKNISLQVPPGKTVAIVGPSGSGKSTISRLLFRFYDVDQGRITIDGQDIRDVSQLSLRKAIGVVPQDTVLFNDTIAYNIHYGNPEALWEQVQEAAQLAQIHGFVESLPKGYETEVGERGLKLSGGEKQRVAIARTILKGPRILIFDEATSALDSHTEKEIQESLREVSKERTTLIVAHRLSTIIDADEILVLRQGEIMERGRHEELLKLGGEYSEMWRKQQKSEAQEQ
- a CDS encoding MATE family efflux transporter, with amino-acid sequence MNQPKSSHQLSLLLDGPISYMLWKLAGPNVLGVVMTILVTFFDAWFVADLGTVALASLALVFPFQTLIVFMAAGAIGGGVTSAISRALGRGALSEVSALAWHAVVIGISMSLLFVLTLGFFPQEIFQGMGGAGEVLTGAVSYAQITFGGSIVTWMLYILAAVFRGSGDTLTLARMFIVGCSCQIFFSGAFTLGWGPFPGMGVIGPAIALIICHAGMALFLASRLYLGKGLLQLKPSPLRLVFFIDIMRVGGIGLINNITVAFSVVVVTAILGHFGAAALAGYGLGSRLELMLTPLVFGVGSALTAGVGANVGAQNFQRAHNIAWAGASIAFLVTGGIGIMVAVIPKLWLDWFTADEAAYEVAVLYLAIAGPFYGFFGAGQAFYFASQGTGRLLLPICVGVVRFLTISLVGLVAVWMDWPIQVVFAGVSAGLLVTGIGMALCLFSPDWQPRLQTAKTNRKTPLRA